In the Haloferax marinisediminis genome, CGGTTGCAACTGCTCGGGGGTGTACGCGAGTCCCATTTGAGCACTCGTTTTCCATTGACAATCGATTCGATTTGCTCGAAAACAGCCCAGAGAACACTCCAATGTGCAGAACTCCACATGTTGATCCACAATTGAGATGCCTGTTGGGGGGTTCAATACGGCGAACTCACGGCCAGAAGATATTGCTAATACCCAGTACACCCTGCCGTTAGTGGGGTGTATCGGCCGATTAGGAATGCTACTGAGAGCCGGTTGAGGGCGGTTTGACGACTACTCACAGTACTTGTTCGACAACCCGGCTTTTTCGTGTTATCAATCGCTCACATACCTCTCGAGTCTGTTCTCGACATGATGTTGGTGTTGGCAGAGCCACGTCCAGGTTGTGTGGTACTCAGCAGAGTTCGAATATCTCAGTTTACGCCGTTAATATCGCACAGATGTTGCGGGAGATTCCACGGGTGTACAGAACGGATTCGAACGGTGATAGGACAGGTTCGACTGGTTTCAAGGAAAGAACCTCAACAGAGACGAGAAACCTGACCAGTCCTGATTAACCTACAGGCTCTGTTGAAATCTCTCAGGTTTTGACAGAAATCGCGTGCTGAATAGAGAGGGTGTGTTCCGCAAACGGATGTTGTTTGTTTCACAACCCCAACGGCGAAACACCAGTGAGGTAGGTGTGCGAACCTATCGGTCGGTGACTGAACACATTCCGTCGTAGTGTCGGTCACAGCCGTTTCCGAGAGATATCCCAAGGTCGCCCTCTCCATGATACATCGCATCTGCAGTTACACAGTCGACGTCCGAGTTCCATGACGCAGCAAATTCGGTGAGGGACTCTTCAACCCAATCGTTGTCGTCAACTCGGGCGAGAACGGTGTAGTCACCCGACTTACTCCCCCAAGTACACTCGGCGACCGCTCCGTGGACGTGATTGTCCTCTTTTGGTTGGATTACATGAGTCGAATCGTGGACTTGTGTGTCGCCTCGTTCTACTCGTAGTTCGAATTGATGCACGTCGCTATCGAGATTGTGAGCCCCGAACCAACCGAGTTGAACCGACTCGTCGAGTCGGTCAGTGACCGTCGTGAGACATCCTGCACTAAGCGTAGCTGTCGCACCGAGGGAGGCAAGGAGGGCACGTCGACGCATACGACTCTGGTGTAACTTCGGGGACAAAAAAATTCGGAAGACAGCCACAGTAGCGTTCGGTAGTGCTTCTATTCCAAACATCGATACCGGCAGAGTCGAGTGACCGACTCGCGCCCTGTATGCAGCAAGGCCACAGAAACCTACCTGAGGACTGTCAGAAGCGACGTGCAACACTCAGAGAGTGAGTTCAGCAAGCGAAGGTCTCGACCTTGGTTACAGATAGCGAATAGTTCCCTGATTTTCCCCTCTACTCTACCGTTGTCAGTCGGGGTTCGTCGTAGAAATTCACAGAGAGTCTGTAAAATCCGGTGTAGGTGACTGTGTATTCGATGTAAGGCTTGTCATGGACTTCTTTTGTTCTGAGATTTAACACGTCGTCCAGCGTCAGAGCGACCTGTTCACCGTCTGCCGATGTAACTCGAATCCCGTACCGTGCTTTTTCATCCATCCACGGTTCTTCAACCACCTTTGAGGAGTCGCCGTCGTCAGCGTCTAGCGCACTGAGTGAAACGGTTGTTTCGTATATCGGTTCAGTTCCATCCAGTATCTCTACTGTGAACTCAATTGCTTCGTCTACGGCGTTGTCTGTGAAGATACCGTCTAGTTGGTATTTGACGAAGGGTTCTTCCAACTTTTCGAAGGTGTTACACCCAGCAAAAGATGATATCCCGGCTACGGAAGCAGTTCCAAGGAAGGCGCGGCGGTTCATATTGTTCGGTATTGTCTACTGAGTGTGAATTTTTCCATCGCCTGACCGACTTGCGCCTTGTATTCAGCACGGCTCGTTCTAACTACTCAGCTTCTGTCAGGAAGCCGCGACCGACTCAGAGGATATTCAACAATTCTCTATCAGTTGAATTGACCACTCTGCACTGAATCGGCCACGTTGAACGACTGTGTCTTGTTCGTCGTCTTCGTTTTCTCGATGGAACGACCTCATGCTGAGCCAGAATGGAGAGCAGTTGGTCGGCACTATAGTTCCATTGGTGTATTGAGTGAGGGGTCGGCACCGAGGATCGTAGACAGGGTTGGTTGCACCTGTTCGAGTTGTTCGGTTGGTTCCACGAACTGTCGCTCTGGATCATAGTTTATGACCCCTCCCGAGGCCAACTTTGGGAGGTGGATGTGATGTAACGAGAGGCGAACCTTTGTTATCACGTCCTCAGGCGCCTCAGTACTGGTCGCCTGATGATTGTACTTGTGGACGGTCTCAGCGAGGTCATCCAGCGTCAACGACCGCTGTTCTTCTGTGAGCACCGCAAGCACGATTCGACGATATTGGTGTTGACACAGGCCAAGTACCGAGTCGAAGGCAATCGGGTGCTCAGTCATCATGCCGAGTGAAGGTCCCGGTCTGACTTCACAATAGGGTTTTAGTATACAAAACGTTTTTAACCGATTGGTCAGGGTTGGACTGTGATGGCGGAGAGCGTATTCCCGAGGACATGCTTGATTCCGCGTCGGAGGCGGGAGGCGACAGCCTGCTGTGAGATACCGAGTTCCTCGCCGAGCTCTGCCATCGTGACCTCCCGCGGAGACTCGAAGTAGCCACGCTCGTAGGCGAGGACTAGTGCCTCTAGCTGGGTGTCAGTAAGGACGGATTCAGTCGCCGTCTCAACCGGTGTGAGCGCGTGCAACGCCGTCAGCGTGATAGGAATGTCCAGTTCTCGACAGCGTCGTTGAAAGTCTGCGATGTCGCTTTGTTGGTCGCCGCGAATCTCGAACGTCCATTGCTGTTTTGTGCCAATGGCCTCGATGAGCGGCACCTCTATCTCCGTCAATATGGTTAGCACGTCTTCGTACTCCAACGTCCACTCAACGCGTAACAGGTACTCGTCGTCAACAGAGTCAACGAGACGAATATCCTTCACGCCCGGGTGTTCGGTGAATGCACTCTCGATGTCGTTGACTTCGGTTCCCCGTACCCAGAAGTAGGGAATCACCACGTCCCGAGCGGGGATAATTCGTTCCAGCTCGACTGTCACGTTCGGCAGTTGATTGAACACTGTCCCTAAGGGGAACTGGTCTGACGGAATCGTAAACGTAGCCTCGGTAGCCATCGTATGTTCCGTGGACTTCCAACTGTAAAGATTTGCCACTGAACAACTACTATTCTCGTGGTTCCTCTGTGTCCAAAGTGTTCGAATGACCGACTCGCGCCCTGCGTTCAGCACGGTCTCAGAACCCGATCACTGATTGAGGAGTACAATAACGCGAATCTACATTTTTACACTCCACGGCGCCAGTTTCCACACCGATTACAACTCACGGATTGTCTGCTCACCTCGGGTGAGTCCGCGAGTGTTATCACTCGTCTCCCAAACCCTCCACCATGAAGATTGCAGTCACGGGCGGCCGTGGTCAAACCGGGCGCTGGGTCGTCGACCGACTCGTCGAAGACCACACCGTTACGTGCTTCGACCGGGACCACCCCGGGAATGATGGGCACCCAGAAGTCGACTATCGAGCGGTGGACCTCACAGACCAAGGCAGTGTCTTCGACGTCCTCACCGACCTCGAACCGGACGCTGTCGTCCACTGGGCCGCGATACCCGCCGCCGGAATCAGACCTGGTGTAGACACCTACCGAAACAACACACTGGCAGCACACAGTGTTCTGACCGCTGCCGGTCGTATCGGGGCGCGTGTCGTACAGGCCTCCTCGGACGGGGCGTACGGGTTCTTCTTCGCCGACGAGACACCAGTTCCGGACGAACTCCCAATCAGCGAGTCTCACGCACTCCGCCCAGAAGACGACTACGGGCTCTCGAAAATCGTGACCGAAGAGATTGGCAAGACGATTGCACGACGCGACGATGTCTCAGTGGCGTCAATCCGGCCATCGTGGATTCAGATCCCAGGTGAGTACCCGTGCCGAGACGACGAGTACACGTCGAACCTCGCTGCTGGTGCTGGAAACTACTGGTCGTACGTAGACGTGCGAGATGTTGCCGATATGGTCGAAGCCGCACTCACGAGCGACCTGACCGGGCACGAAGCGTTCAACTGCGTCGCCCCGGACAACGCACTCGGTCGCCCGCTCCGTGAACTGATGACTGAGTTCTACGGGACTGTCCCGGAGAACTGCGCTGTCGAGGGTGACGCGTCGGCGTACGATACCACAAAAGCCAGCAAACTCCTCGACTGGGAGCCGACACGGTCGTGGCGAACTGCCGCGACCGAGACCGTCCCGACACCACAGGTCTGACCTCGCCGCCATTGCGTCGGGGATTTTCCGGTCTCACCGAAACAGTTCACGTCAGCGGTCGGGATTCGAAGT is a window encoding:
- a CDS encoding helix-turn-helix domain-containing protein; protein product: MATEATFTIPSDQFPLGTVFNQLPNVTVELERIIPARDVVIPYFWVRGTEVNDIESAFTEHPGVKDIRLVDSVDDEYLLRVEWTLEYEDVLTILTEIEVPLIEAIGTKQQWTFEIRGDQQSDIADFQRRCRELDIPITLTALHALTPVETATESVLTDTQLEALVLAYERGYFESPREVTMAELGEELGISQQAVASRLRRGIKHVLGNTLSAITVQP
- a CDS encoding DUF7344 domain-containing protein, with the translated sequence MMTEHPIAFDSVLGLCQHQYRRIVLAVLTEEQRSLTLDDLAETVHKYNHQATSTEAPEDVITKVRLSLHHIHLPKLASGGVINYDPERQFVEPTEQLEQVQPTLSTILGADPSLNTPMEL
- a CDS encoding NAD-dependent epimerase/dehydratase family protein, giving the protein MKIAVTGGRGQTGRWVVDRLVEDHTVTCFDRDHPGNDGHPEVDYRAVDLTDQGSVFDVLTDLEPDAVVHWAAIPAAGIRPGVDTYRNNTLAAHSVLTAAGRIGARVVQASSDGAYGFFFADETPVPDELPISESHALRPEDDYGLSKIVTEEIGKTIARRDDVSVASIRPSWIQIPGEYPCRDDEYTSNLAAGAGNYWSYVDVRDVADMVEAALTSDLTGHEAFNCVAPDNALGRPLRELMTEFYGTVPENCAVEGDASAYDTTKASKLLDWEPTRSWRTAATETVPTPQV